Proteins from a single region of Dysosmobacter acutus:
- a CDS encoding phage terminase large subunit, which yields MKKISPTKRNIEGVPFELGDLYPKQRLFCTARQRYIGYGGARGGGKSYTVRWKAKAGCLQYPGIRILIVRKTYPDLENSIIMPLVGSLQPEVAGYNATMHLITFFNGSTIKFGHYSSAEDALEYQGQEYDWIFIDEATQLTEQQFRTLGACLRGVTRIPRRMYLTANPGGVGHLWFKRLFIERHYYLEKGENPEDYYFIPATVDDNPKLLESSPDYINMLDLLPEDIRRAHRYGDWDALGGLFFPEFREETHVEEPFIHVPEEWTKIRSFDYGLDMFACLWAAIDFEGRIHIYREVQQSGLIVSAAAELMHSLTPERERIAYTIAPPDMWARQKDTGRSMAELFMQHGVGLVKASNNRIQGWMAVKEALKPMGPSAGAQRSGSGGERRSTGRSELSPKGGSERYGGCDDEKPGLLVSRECRGLIRNIQAIQHDDKNVSDCAAEPHDITHIVDACRYLCITRSITPERPSPSFEEEDALEPYDKAMTGGEASASYMSYGA from the coding sequence ATGAAAAAAATCTCACCGACCAAACGGAATATTGAAGGCGTCCCCTTTGAGCTTGGGGACCTGTACCCCAAGCAGCGCCTCTTCTGCACCGCCCGGCAGCGCTACATCGGCTACGGCGGCGCCCGGGGCGGAGGGAAATCCTACACGGTCCGCTGGAAAGCCAAGGCCGGATGCCTCCAATATCCGGGCATCCGCATCCTGATCGTGAGAAAGACCTATCCAGACCTGGAAAACAGCATCATCATGCCGCTGGTGGGCTCCCTCCAGCCGGAGGTGGCAGGCTACAACGCCACCATGCACCTCATCACCTTCTTCAACGGCTCCACCATCAAATTCGGCCACTACTCCAGCGCCGAGGACGCCCTGGAATACCAGGGCCAGGAATACGACTGGATTTTCATAGACGAAGCCACCCAGCTCACGGAGCAGCAGTTCCGCACCCTGGGCGCGTGCCTGCGCGGCGTCACCCGGATTCCCCGCAGGATGTACCTGACCGCCAACCCCGGCGGCGTGGGCCACCTCTGGTTCAAACGGCTTTTCATCGAGCGGCACTACTACCTGGAAAAGGGAGAAAATCCGGAGGACTATTACTTCATCCCCGCCACGGTGGACGACAACCCCAAGCTGCTGGAGTCTTCCCCGGACTACATCAACATGCTGGACCTGCTGCCGGAGGATATCCGCCGGGCACACCGCTACGGGGACTGGGACGCCTTGGGCGGGCTGTTTTTCCCCGAGTTCCGGGAGGAAACCCATGTGGAGGAGCCATTTATCCACGTGCCGGAGGAGTGGACAAAAATCCGCTCCTTTGACTATGGCCTGGACATGTTCGCCTGCCTCTGGGCGGCCATTGACTTTGAGGGAAGAATCCACATCTACCGGGAGGTACAGCAGTCCGGACTGATCGTCTCCGCTGCGGCGGAGCTGATGCACTCTCTCACCCCGGAGCGGGAGCGCATCGCCTACACCATCGCCCCGCCTGACATGTGGGCCAGACAGAAGGACACCGGGCGATCCATGGCGGAGCTGTTCATGCAGCACGGTGTGGGGCTGGTAAAGGCCAGCAACAACCGCATCCAGGGCTGGATGGCAGTGAAGGAAGCCCTTAAGCCCATGGGGCCCTCCGCCGGAGCCCAGCGCAGCGGGTCCGGTGGGGAGAGGAGGAGCACCGGAAGGAGTGAGCTTTCGCCCAAGGGCGGAAGCGAACGATATGGAGGTTGCGACGACGAAAAACCCGGACTGCTGGTCAGCCGGGAGTGCCGTGGGCTTATCCGCAACATACAGGCCATCCAGCATGACGACAAAAACGTGTCGGACTGCGCTGCAGAGCCCCACGACATCACCCACATTGTCGACGCCTGCCGGTATTTGTGCATCACCCGATCCATAACGCCGGAGCGGCCCTCCCCTTCCTTTGAGGAAGAAGACGCCCTGGAACCCTATGACAAGGCAATGACCGGCGGCGAGGCCAGCGCCTCCTATATGAGCTATGGCGCTTAA
- a CDS encoding major capsid protein, which yields MNRNVESHFALNPTRVDISRSTFDRSSSLKTSFNTGDIVPFYVDEVLPGDTFNVKTSKVVRLQTMLTPMMDNIYLDTYFFFVPNRIVWNHWKEFNGENTESAWIPQTEYEVPQIMAPEGGWNVGTIADYFGIPTGVPNISVNALPFRAYALVMNEWFRDENLQDPLVVPVDDATVTGVNTGTFVTDVAKGGLPYVAAKYHDYFTSCLPAPQKGPDVLIPVAQGGKTPVYATSDYHDPGELPKMGTYPVPLAGYSALSSNPTLNKGYFSNEGGSVTSPDQKYRMGDVSDKWSNLAPANLWAIETNPMAATINQLRMAFQIQKLYERDARGGSRYIEILKSHFGVTSPDARLQRPEYLGGNRVPINVNQIVQQSATQDGSTPQGTPVGLSLTTDSNNDFTKSFTEHGFVIGVMVARYDHTYQQGIERMWSRKDRFDYYWPVFANIGEQAVKNKEIYAQGNAQDDEVFGYQEAWADYRYKPNRVTGEMRSSYAQSLDVWHLADDYSALPFLSADWIREDKTNVDRVLAVQSSVSNQLFCDIYVKNRTTRPMPMYSIPGLIDHH from the coding sequence ATGAATCGTAATGTAGAATCCCATTTCGCGTTGAATCCGACCCGTGTAGATATTTCCCGGTCTACCTTTGATCGCAGTTCCAGTCTGAAGACCTCTTTCAATACTGGTGATATTGTCCCCTTCTATGTGGATGAAGTGCTGCCGGGCGATACCTTTAACGTCAAGACCTCCAAGGTCGTTCGGCTTCAGACCATGTTGACTCCCATGATGGATAACATTTACCTTGATACTTACTTCTTTTTTGTTCCGAATCGGATTGTATGGAATCATTGGAAGGAGTTTAACGGTGAAAATACGGAATCGGCCTGGATACCCCAGACAGAGTATGAAGTTCCTCAGATTATGGCTCCTGAAGGCGGTTGGAACGTTGGCACTATTGCTGATTATTTCGGCATTCCTACTGGTGTGCCTAATATTTCAGTGAATGCCCTTCCCTTCCGTGCTTATGCCCTGGTGATGAATGAATGGTTCAGAGACGAGAATCTACAGGATCCGCTTGTTGTGCCAGTCGACGATGCCACCGTCACAGGTGTGAATACCGGTACTTTTGTTACCGATGTTGCCAAAGGTGGTCTTCCCTACGTTGCTGCCAAGTATCACGATTATTTCACAAGCTGCCTCCCTGCTCCGCAGAAAGGCCCTGATGTTTTGATTCCCGTTGCTCAAGGTGGTAAGACTCCCGTTTATGCTACCAGTGATTATCATGATCCTGGTGAGCTGCCTAAGATGGGCACATATCCTGTTCCGCTTGCTGGTTATAGTGCATTAAGTAGTAATCCTACTCTTAATAAGGGTTATTTTTCCAATGAAGGTGGTTCTGTTACTTCTCCTGATCAAAAATATCGTATGGGCGATGTTTCTGACAAATGGTCTAATCTTGCTCCCGCTAACCTTTGGGCAATTGAGACCAATCCCATGGCTGCTACCATTAATCAGTTGCGCATGGCCTTCCAGATTCAAAAGCTTTATGAACGTGATGCCCGCGGTGGCTCCAGGTACATTGAGATCCTGAAATCTCATTTTGGTGTTACCTCTCCGGATGCCCGTCTCCAGCGTCCTGAATATCTTGGCGGAAACCGTGTGCCTATTAATGTGAATCAGATCGTGCAGCAGTCCGCCACTCAGGACGGCTCTACTCCCCAGGGAACGCCTGTCGGCCTCTCCCTCACCACGGATAGTAACAATGATTTTACCAAGTCCTTTACTGAGCATGGTTTTGTGATCGGCGTTATGGTTGCCAGGTATGATCATACCTATCAGCAGGGAATCGAACGCATGTGGTCCCGGAAGGATCGCTTTGATTACTATTGGCCCGTGTTTGCAAATATCGGTGAGCAGGCCGTGAAGAATAAGGAAATTTATGCCCAGGGCAACGCCCAGGATGATGAAGTGTTCGGCTACCAGGAAGCCTGGGCAGATTATCGGTATAAGCCGAACCGAGTTACAGGTGAAATGAGATCAAGCTATGCGCAAAGTTTGGATGTATGGCATCTTGCTGATGATTATTCAGCTTTGCCTTTTTTGTCTGCCGATTGGATCAGAGAAGATAAAACAAACGTTGATCGTGTTCTTGCTGTTCAGTCTTCTGTTTCTAATCAGCTTTTCTGCGATATTTACGTGAAGAATCGGACGACCCGGCCTATGCCCATGTACTCTATCCCTGGTCTGATCGACCACCATTAA
- a CDS encoding rolling circle replication-associated protein, with amino-acid sequence MEYKFSHGHPYPEDRIQYIPCGQCVGCRLEYSRQWANRCMLELQYHDSSYFVTLTYDDYHVPKSYYPDPATGEAMESLTLVKRDFQLFMKRLRKRFSNDHIRFFMAGEYGGETFRPHYHAIIFGLHLDDLQMYRQSPQGFAYYNSPSLQACWSDQDGNPIGFAVVAEVTWETCAYTARYVMKKAKGAEAHFYTDFNIQPEFTLMSRKPGIARQYYDEHPEIYDYDYINISTEKGGRKFRPPRYYDQLYDLEHPEKLAEIKELRQKFAREAQKAKLQRSDLDVDDLLSVQERVKQSQIKSLRRNLV; translated from the coding sequence ATGGAGTACAAGTTCTCTCACGGTCATCCATACCCAGAGGATAGGATTCAGTATATCCCCTGCGGCCAGTGTGTCGGCTGCCGTTTGGAGTATTCCAGACAGTGGGCGAATCGATGCATGTTAGAGCTACAATATCATGATTCGTCTTATTTTGTGACTCTGACCTATGATGATTACCACGTCCCCAAGAGCTATTACCCTGATCCGGCTACTGGTGAGGCTATGGAATCCTTAACCCTGGTGAAGCGTGATTTCCAGTTGTTCATGAAACGGCTGCGTAAGCGGTTCAGCAACGACCATATTCGGTTCTTTATGGCTGGTGAGTATGGCGGTGAAACTTTCCGCCCCCATTACCACGCGATTATATTTGGACTCCATCTTGATGACCTTCAGATGTATAGGCAATCGCCCCAGGGGTTTGCCTATTATAATTCTCCTTCCCTACAGGCCTGCTGGTCAGATCAGGACGGAAACCCTATTGGTTTTGCTGTCGTCGCCGAGGTAACTTGGGAGACCTGCGCCTATACTGCCCGGTATGTGATGAAGAAAGCCAAAGGCGCTGAGGCTCACTTCTATACAGATTTCAATATCCAGCCTGAGTTTACCCTTATGTCCCGGAAGCCTGGTATTGCCCGTCAGTATTACGATGAGCACCCGGAGATTTACGATTACGATTACATCAACATCTCTACAGAGAAAGGAGGCCGTAAGTTCCGTCCCCCCCGCTATTACGACCAGCTTTATGATCTGGAGCACCCGGAGAAGCTGGCCGAGATCAAGGAGTTGCGCCAGAAGTTCGCCCGTGAGGCCCAGAAGGCCAAGCTCCAGCGGTCAGACCTGGATGTGGATGATCTGCTCAGCGTCCAGGAGCGTGTGAAACAGTCCCAAATCAAGTCATTAAGGAGGAATTTAGTATGA
- a CDS encoding DNA-packaging protein — translation MSKLAEQKKGSRTQERVFQGNGELDTAIEAYFSQVDAEHQAGGSGRYDEFGLALSLGVNRRTLANWAGDEDDPQRRFLVNRAYDRIAHQLISGDPWNDKFTTQKSMKLIEQERFGGYNTKSSVKQDTTIQVKFGEGADEECMK, via the coding sequence GTGAGCAAACTGGCTGAGCAGAAAAAGGGCTCCAGGACTCAGGAGCGTGTGTTTCAAGGCAACGGCGAGTTGGACACGGCCATTGAAGCTTACTTTTCCCAAGTGGACGCAGAGCATCAGGCCGGGGGCAGCGGCCGGTACGACGAGTTCGGCCTGGCATTGAGCCTTGGCGTCAACCGCCGGACCCTGGCGAACTGGGCTGGCGACGAGGACGACCCTCAGCGCCGTTTCCTGGTGAACCGGGCCTATGACCGGATCGCCCACCAGCTGATCTCCGGCGACCCGTGGAACGACAAGTTCACCACCCAGAAGTCCATGAAGCTGATTGAGCAGGAGCGCTTTGGCGGGTACAACACCAAATCCAGCGTGAAGCAGGACACCACCATCCAGGTAAAGTTTGGGGAGGGGGCTGACGAGGAGTGTATGAAATGA
- a CDS encoding radical SAM protein — MHYSGSVYRPPSEAYSLIVQVTLGCSHNKCAFCNMYKDKPFRVCPIDQVMEDLSWARKAYPRIERVFLADGDALILPTEHLLRILHYIREHYPECQRVAVYASPKSVLKKTPEELRALCEAGLGIAYLGLETGNEALLKKINKGVTVAQQVEAGRKLKDAGITLSVTAINGLSGTVGWEDHAVDTAKALNAMCPDYIALLTLRIYTGTPMAQWVEEGSLSIPSPMELIRESRLLLEHLDCPGSVFRSNHASNYLVLAGTLNQDRQRLIRECDEALHGEAPIRTFVELGR, encoded by the coding sequence ATGCATTATTCCGGCAGTGTTTACCGCCCTCCCAGCGAGGCCTACAGCCTGATCGTCCAGGTGACCCTGGGCTGCAGCCACAACAAATGCGCGTTTTGCAACATGTATAAAGACAAGCCCTTCCGCGTCTGCCCCATTGACCAGGTGATGGAGGATCTTTCCTGGGCCAGGAAAGCCTATCCCCGCATTGAGCGCGTCTTTCTGGCCGACGGCGACGCCCTGATCCTGCCCACGGAGCATCTGCTTCGCATCCTTCACTATATTCGGGAACACTACCCGGAGTGCCAGCGGGTGGCGGTATATGCCAGTCCAAAGAGTGTTTTGAAAAAGACGCCGGAGGAGCTGCGCGCCCTGTGCGAGGCGGGCCTGGGCATCGCCTATCTGGGACTGGAAACCGGCAACGAAGCCCTTTTGAAAAAAATCAACAAAGGAGTCACCGTGGCGCAGCAGGTGGAGGCCGGGCGGAAGCTGAAGGACGCCGGCATCACACTGTCCGTGACCGCCATCAACGGACTCTCCGGCACAGTGGGCTGGGAGGACCATGCGGTGGATACGGCAAAGGCGCTCAACGCCATGTGCCCGGACTATATTGCCCTGCTGACCCTGCGCATCTACACGGGAACCCCCATGGCCCAGTGGGTGGAGGAGGGCAGCCTGAGCATCCCCTCCCCCATGGAACTGATCCGGGAGTCCAGGCTGCTGTTGGAACACCTGGACTGCCCCGGCTCCGTCTTCCGCTCCAACCACGCAAGCAACTACCTGGTGCTGGCCGGAACGCTGAACCAGGACCGCCAGCGTCTGATCCGGGAATGCGACGAGGCGCTGCACGGGGAGGCCCCCATCCGCACCTTTGTGGAGTTAGGGCGCTGA
- a CDS encoding S-layer homology domain-containing protein → MSYVGKATFDHNFSVNGETKTYKVANDGSTYVIENTLQEGYIYDITVEDGTVTAAEMLDRGNDSVVMGEVSAVDESSITVSETTLTIDGAAKTWKITSAAGGSTVESAAVQVGDSVKVVKDGDAAKSIYITFVAEEYTAPVSGTPGEKTLKNFLATAMEPVGTALYIYGGTWDWQDVNSSNQAMTIGLSQSWVDFFQSQDANYSYRTNSDHAHSYYPHEAWNQYYYAGIDCSGYVGWAIYNVMHTADATVSDNVGYVRSATGMAGAFKDKGWGTVDMGKVLLNPDGSEWKDEDGDGRRIFDDSEFKVGDIFSMNGHVWICLGTCEDGSIVFMHSTPSDSKAGESGGGVQISAIGPDQDCEAYQLASFYMKAFYPEWSERYDAVLKSFDGYTRVYGSTAGKFSWDLTGAGLTDPDGYADMTPAEILKDLFGQGMPVTEEAVYLGVHDFANSHGDNKDTFQYDFSVNGESKTYGITNDGHYSIQNTLQEGYIYDITVEDGTVTAAEMLDRGNGSVVMGEVSAVDGSSITVGETTLSIDGATKTWKITSQAGGSTVEPAAVQVGDSVKVVKGGNTAKNIYITFVAEEYTAPVSGTPGQKTLKNFLATAMEPVGTSLYIYGGTWDWQDDKSSNQAMTIGLPQSWIDFFQSQDENYTYRDDSDPAHSYYWRHYNEYYYAGPDCSGYAGWVVYNLMHTKSATVSESDGYVASATTQAKNFANEGWGTFKAGKDGVAPSDFKVGDIYSMNGHVWICLGVCDDGSIVFMHSTPNTTNGAGAQISALGPDKECEAYQLANYYMNTYFPMWAERYGDQVLCLSFASYTNVTGSTAGKFSWDLENVLTDPDGYADMTPAEILKDLFDPAVPVTEEAVYLGVEGYGTVGSADKATFDHNFSVNGETKTYKVANDASTYVIENTLQEGYIYDITVEDGKVTAAEMLDRGNDSVVMGKVSAVNGNSITVGETTLSIDGATKTWKITSQAGGSTVASAKVKVGDSVKVVKEGDAAKSIYITFVAEEYTAPVSGTPGQKTLKNFLATAMEPVGTSLYVYGGTWDWQDDKSSNQAMTIGLPQSWMDFFQSQDADYSYKNSDDYAHSYYPHKSWNQYYFAGPDCSGYVGWAAYNLMHTENSTKGESDGYVMSSTKMARTFAETYHWGTWERSTAGGFKVGDIFSMSGHVWICLGVCDDGSIVFMHSTPSTSKNGQDGGGVQISALNPNDTGTDCEAYELASFYMKAYYPEWSERYDAILRDYSGYTAIASNANAGKFSWDLENVLTDPDGYADMTPAEILKDLFGGYAVQFESNGGSVVKTQSVADGGAAAKPANPTRSSYRFEGWYTDSTLKTPYDFSKPVTGNITLYAKWTYISSGGGGGGSTAATTYTVTASAGNGGTISPSGKVSVTKGNAKTFTITASEGYRIADVLVNGKSVGAVSSYTIKDITSNQTISASFARQDGSVPFTDVPENAWYLDGVEYAYENGLLKGTTDTTFSPNATLTRGMLVTILYRMAGSPAVTGQCPFADVAKGSYCEDAVTWAVANGVVNGFTATTFAPNQNVTREQMAAILYRYAELKGYDVSTAADLSAFTDAGSIAAYAVPAVKWANAAGLVQGTTATTINPKGNATRAQVSMILMRFAENVAK, encoded by the coding sequence TTGTCTTATGTAGGTAAGGCCACCTTTGATCACAACTTCAGTGTAAATGGTGAAACCAAGACCTATAAAGTGGCCAACGACGGCAGCACCTATGTTATCGAGAATACCCTCCAGGAGGGCTACATCTACGACATCACCGTGGAAGACGGCACGGTCACTGCCGCCGAGATGCTTGACCGCGGCAATGATTCCGTGGTGATGGGTGAGGTAAGCGCTGTGGATGAAAGCTCCATCACGGTGAGTGAAACCACCCTGACCATTGACGGCGCCGCTAAAACCTGGAAGATCACCTCTGCCGCCGGCGGTTCCACGGTTGAATCCGCCGCAGTGCAGGTGGGCGACTCCGTAAAGGTCGTCAAGGACGGTGACGCGGCCAAGAGCATCTACATCACCTTTGTGGCGGAGGAATATACTGCTCCCGTGAGCGGAACTCCCGGTGAAAAGACGCTGAAGAACTTCCTGGCCACGGCCATGGAGCCTGTGGGCACCGCTTTGTATATCTACGGCGGCACCTGGGATTGGCAGGATGTGAATTCCTCCAATCAGGCCATGACCATCGGCCTGTCCCAGTCCTGGGTGGACTTCTTCCAGTCCCAAGATGCGAACTACAGCTACAGGACCAATTCCGATCATGCCCACAGCTACTATCCCCACGAAGCCTGGAACCAGTACTACTATGCCGGTATTGACTGCTCCGGCTATGTGGGCTGGGCGATATACAACGTGATGCATACAGCGGATGCCACTGTGTCCGACAACGTCGGCTATGTCCGGAGTGCAACCGGCATGGCCGGGGCCTTTAAAGATAAGGGCTGGGGCACTGTGGATATGGGTAAAGTGCTGCTGAACCCCGATGGAAGTGAGTGGAAAGATGAAGACGGAGACGGCCGGCGCATCTTTGATGACAGCGAGTTCAAGGTGGGTGATATCTTCTCCATGAATGGTCACGTGTGGATCTGCCTGGGCACCTGTGAAGACGGTTCCATCGTGTTCATGCACTCCACTCCCTCCGACAGCAAGGCCGGTGAGAGCGGAGGCGGCGTACAGATCAGCGCCATCGGCCCGGATCAGGATTGTGAGGCCTACCAGCTGGCCAGCTTCTACATGAAGGCATTCTATCCTGAGTGGAGCGAGCGCTATGACGCGGTGCTCAAGAGCTTTGATGGGTACACCAGAGTGTATGGCAGCACCGCCGGCAAGTTCAGCTGGGACCTGACCGGTGCGGGGCTTACCGATCCCGATGGGTATGCTGACATGACTCCCGCTGAGATTCTGAAAGACCTCTTCGGTCAGGGCATGCCGGTGACAGAGGAAGCCGTATACCTTGGAGTACATGACTTTGCAAATTCCCACGGCGATAATAAAGATACGTTCCAGTATGATTTCAGCGTAAATGGAGAAAGCAAGACCTACGGCATTACCAATGATGGGCACTATTCCATTCAGAATACCCTCCAGGAGGGCTACATCTACGACATCACCGTGGAAGACGGCACGGTCACTGCCGCCGAGATGCTTGACCGCGGCAATGGTTCCGTGGTAATGGGTGAGGTGAGCGCCGTGGATGGAAGTTCCATCACGGTGGGCGAAACCACCCTGAGCATTGACGGAGCCACTAAAACTTGGAAAATCACCTCCCAGGCCGGTGGTTCCACGGTTGAACCCGCCGCAGTACAGGTGGGCGACTCCGTGAAGGTTGTCAAAGGCGGCAACACAGCCAAGAACATATATATTACCTTTGTGGCGGAGGAATATACCGCTCCCGTGAGCGGAACTCCCGGCCAAAAGACGCTGAAGAACTTCCTGGCCACGGCCATGGAGCCTGTGGGCACCTCTTTGTATATCTACGGCGGCACCTGGGATTGGCAGGATGATAAATCCTCCAACCAGGCCATGACCATCGGCCTGCCCCAGTCCTGGATTGACTTCTTCCAGTCTCAGGATGAAAACTATACCTATCGTGATGACAGTGACCCGGCACATTCCTACTACTGGCGGCACTATAATGAATATTACTATGCCGGACCCGACTGCTCTGGCTATGCAGGCTGGGTGGTATACAACCTGATGCATACCAAGAGCGCTACCGTATCTGAAAGCGACGGGTATGTGGCCTCCGCCACCACCCAGGCCAAGAACTTTGCGAATGAGGGCTGGGGTACATTCAAGGCTGGTAAAGATGGCGTTGCACCCTCTGACTTCAAGGTGGGCGATATCTACTCCATGAACGGCCATGTGTGGATCTGCCTTGGCGTCTGCGATGACGGTTCCATCGTGTTCATGCACTCCACTCCCAACACGACGAATGGAGCGGGCGCGCAGATCAGTGCGCTGGGCCCCGATAAGGAGTGCGAGGCATACCAGCTGGCAAATTACTACATGAACACCTATTTCCCCATGTGGGCTGAGCGCTATGGCGATCAGGTACTGTGTCTGAGCTTTGCCAGCTACACCAACGTAACTGGCAGTACTGCCGGCAAGTTCAGCTGGGATCTGGAGAATGTACTCACTGATCCCGATGGGTATGCCGATATGACTCCCGCTGAGATTCTGAAAGACCTCTTTGATCCTGCTGTGCCGGTGACAGAGGAAGCCGTGTACCTTGGAGTAGAGGGATACGGCACTGTTGGAAGCGCTGATAAGGCCACCTTTGACCACAACTTCAGTGTAAACGGCGAAACCAAGACCTATAAAGTGGCCAACGACGCCAGCACCTATGTTATCGAGAATACCCTCCAGGAGGGCTACATCTACGACATCACCGTGGAAGACGGCAAAGTCACTGCCGCCGAGATGCTTGACCGCGGTAATGATTCCGTGGTCATGGGCAAGGTGAGCGCCGTGAATGGAAACTCCATCACGGTGGGTGAAACCACCCTGAGCATTGACGGCGCCACCAAAACCTGGAAGATCACCTCCCAGGCCGGTGGTTCCACGGTGGCGTCCGCCAAAGTCAAGGTGGGCGACTCCGTAAAGGTCGTCAAGGAAGGTGACGCGGCCAAGAGCATCTATATCACCTTTGTTGCGGAGGAGTATACCGCTCCCGTGAGCGGAACTCCCGGCCAAAAGACGCTGAAGAACTTCCTGGCCACGGCCATGGAGCCTGTGGGCACCTCTTTGTATGTCTACGGCGGCACCTGGGATTGGCAGGACGACAAGTCCTCCAACCAGGCCATGACCATCGGTCTGCCTCAGTCCTGGATGGACTTCTTCCAGTCTCAGGATGCGGACTACAGCTACAAGAACAGTGATGATTATGCCCACAGCTACTATCCCCACAAATCCTGGAACCAGTACTACTTTGCCGGTCCCGACTGCTCCGGCTATGTGGGCTGGGCAGCATACAACCTGATGCATACCGAAAACAGTACCAAGGGCGAGAGCGACGGGTATGTAATGAGTTCCACCAAGATGGCCAGAACCTTTGCCGAAACCTATCACTGGGGTACTTGGGAAAGAAGCACGGCCGGTGGGTTCAAGGTGGGTGATATCTTCTCCATGAGCGGCCATGTGTGGATCTGCCTGGGCGTGTGCGACGACGGGTCCATCGTGTTCATGCACTCCACCCCCTCCACCAGCAAGAACGGCCAGGATGGCGGCGGCGTACAGATCAGCGCCCTGAACCCCAACGACACAGGGACGGATTGCGAGGCCTATGAACTGGCCAGCTTCTACATGAAGGCATACTATCCTGAGTGGAGTGAGCGCTATGACGCGATTTTGCGTGATTACAGCGGCTACACGGCCATTGCGTCGAACGCCAATGCCGGTAAGTTCAGCTGGGATCTGGAGAATGTGCTTACCGATCCCGATGGGTATGCTGACATGACTCCCGCTGAGATTCTGAAAGACCTCTTCGGCGGCTACGCGGTCCAGTTCGAGAGCAACGGCGGCAGTGTGGTGAAGACCCAGAGCGTCGCCGACGGCGGCGCTGCCGCCAAGCCCGCCAATCCCACCCGCTCCAGCTACCGCTTTGAGGGCTGGTATACGGATTCCACGCTGAAGACTCCCTATGACTTCTCCAAGCCCGTGACCGGGAATATCACGCTTTATGCCAAGTGGACTTACATTTCCTCCGGAGGCGGTGGCGGTGGATCTACTGCTGCCACCACATACACCGTCACCGCTTCCGCTGGTAATGGAGGCACCATCAGCCCCAGCGGCAAGGTCAGCGTAACAAAGGGCAATGCCAAGACCTTCACCATTACCGCCAGCGAGGGCTACCGCATTGCAGATGTGCTGGTGAACGGCAAGAGTGTGGGTGCTGTGAGCTCCTACACCATCAAGGATATTACCTCCAACCAGACCATTTCCGCCTCCTTTGCCAGACAGGACGGCTCCGTGCCCTTCACCGATGTGCCGGAGAACGCCTGGTATCTGGACGGTGTGGAGTATGCCTATGAAAACGGCCTGCTCAAGGGCACCACAGACACAACCTTCAGCCCCAATGCCACGCTGACCCGCGGCATGCTGGTGACCATACTCTACCGCATGGCGGGCTCCCCCGCTGTGACGGGCCAGTGCCCCTTTGCCGATGTGGCCAAGGGCAGCTACTGTGAGGATGCCGTGACCTGGGCGGTTGCAAACGGTGTGGTCAATGGCTTTACTGCCACCACCTTTGCCCCCAATCAGAACGTGACCCGCGAGCAGATGGCGGCCATTTTGTACCGCTATGCTGAGCTGAAGGGCTATGACGTCAGCACTGCGGCAGACCTGTCCGCCTTTACCGATGCCGGTTCCATTGCCGCCTACGCGGTGCCGGCGGTGAAGTGGGCCAACGCCGCCGGATTGGTGCAGGGCACCACCGCGACCACCATCAATCCCAAGGGCAACGCCACCCGCGCGCAGGTCTCCATGATCCTGATGCGCTTTGCGGAAAACGTGGCAAAGTAA
- a CDS encoding phage ORF5 protein, whose translation MKYPIYVIRDIKTTYLTPTIDFNDAAAMRNFSHALKQEGSVLYSYPQDYSLWKIGVFDNETGDLENMIPELVMEGSQVPQE comes from the coding sequence ATGAAATATCCTATTTATGTGATTCGTGACATTAAGACTACTTATCTAACCCCGACCATTGACTTTAATGATGCAGCTGCCATGCGTAATTTCAGCCATGCGCTAAAGCAGGAAGGCTCCGTGCTGTATTCTTACCCCCAGGACTACTCCCTTTGGAAGATCGGTGTTTTCGATAATGAGACTGGTGATTTGGAGAATATGATTCCGGAGCTGGTTATGGAAGGTAGCCAGGTTCCCCAGGAGTAA